In a single window of the Thunnus maccoyii chromosome 7, fThuMac1.1, whole genome shotgun sequence genome:
- the rsph4a gene encoding radial spoke head protein 6 homolog A: MDTQDGNQDSSQQRLQAAASFKAFMLKNSTKSNLDLYDHLTQLLIKVMDEHPQNVVDVIEDMSYDVKRGLFEDKWSTLRDLPQTTAAERLAEHQRLLFSRPEEADHEEELVETPLPNVSEIGFYMEQAGVGLGREEMQRVFLALKQLVESQALQRCRLWGKILGTESSYIIAEAEYREGEEEEEQNAEEAAKEEEREAETHENEMDPFPQSTYKPPPAVPKEAIGTGANKFLYYVCKEPALPWVKLPSVSPAQITVARQIRKFFTGRLDAPVVSYPPFPGNEANYLRAQIARISAGTQVSPQGFYQAGEEEGDEEEEAPRDSYEVNPDFEGVPVSEMAESLSAWVHHVQHILKQGRCTWVNLAVKPGEESNEEGEAEEKEEEPDEPEPEVGPPLLTPLSQDIELFNTPPWSSKISSALTSQHAVAVLRSNLWPGACAYACGKKFENIYVGWGLKYSGEGYSPPVPPLPQKECPSGPEITEALDPTLEEEQALQEALEEQQAAQGEMMDTDEEEEEDDD; this comes from the exons GCATCCACAGAATGTGGTAGATGTGATTGAGGATATGAGCTATGATGTGAAGCGGGGATTATTTGAAGACAAGTGGAGCACCTTGCGAGACCTTCCACAGACTACAGCTGCTGAGCGGCTGGCTGAACATCAGCGCCTGCTGTTTTCTCGGCCAGAAGAGGCTGACCATGAGGAGGAGCTG GTGGAAACACCTCTTCCTAATGTAAGTGAGATTGGCTTCTACATGGAGCAGGCTGGAGTGGGTCTGGGCAGAGAGGAGATGCAGAGGGTCTTCCTTGCACTCAAGCAGCTTGTTGAGTCCCAGGCACTGCAGCGCTGCCGACTGTGGGGCAAGATTCTGGGCACAGAGAGCAGCTATATCATTGCTGAAGCTGAGTACAGagagggtgaggaagaggaagagcagaaTGCAGAGGAAGCAGccaaggaagaggagagagaggctgagactCATGAGAATGAG ATGGATCCATTTCCTCAGTCGACCTATAAACCCCCACCAGCTGTGCCAAAGGAGGCAATAGGAACAGGTGCTAACAAGTTTCTTTACTATGTGTGCAAAGAGCCTGCTCTACCATGGGTGAAGCTTCCTTCAGTCAGTCCTGCCCAGATAACTGTTGCTCGCCAGATCCGTAAATTCTTCACTGGGAGACTGGATGCTCCAGTTGTTAGCTACCCGCCTTTCCCTGGGAATGAAGCCAACTATTTGAGAGCGCAGATCGCTCGGATCTCTGCTGGCACTCAAGTCAGCCCCCAGGGCTTCTACCAGGCTGGGGAGGAGGAAggtgatgaggaagaggaggcaccACGGGACAGCTATGAAGTGAATCCTGACTTTGAGGGTGTTCCAGTCTCTGAAATGGCTGAGTCTTTGTCTGCCTGGGTGCATCATGTTCAACACATCCTGAAGCAG GGTCGCTGTACTTGGGTGAACCTGGCTGTGAAACCAGGAGAAGAATCTAATGAGGAAGGAGAGGCtgaggaaaaggaagaggagcCGGATGAGCCTGAGCCAGAGGTCGGACCCCCTCTGCTCACTCCCCTCTCCCAAGACATAG AATTGTTCAACACCCCTCCCTGGAGCTCCAAGATTTCCTCCGCTCTCACCTCTCAGCATGCAGTAGCTGTGCTGCGTTCCAACCTCTGGCCAGGAGCATGTGCATATGCTTGTGGAAA GAAGTTTGAGAACATATATGTTGGATGGGGTCTGAAGTATTCAGGGGAAGGGTACAGCCCACCAGTCCCCCCGCTACCACAGAAGGAGTGTCCCAGTGGACCAGAAATCACAGAGGCCCTGGACCCAAcgctggaggaggagcaggcACTGCAAGAAGCTTTAGAGGAGCAGCAAGCTGCCCAGGGGGAGATGATGGACACAGacgaagaagaggaggaagatgatgacTGA